A window from Dunckerocampus dactyliophorus isolate RoL2022-P2 chromosome 15, RoL_Ddac_1.1, whole genome shotgun sequence encodes these proteins:
- the psmc2 gene encoding 26S proteasome regulatory subunit 7, with the protein MPDYLGDDQRKTKEEDKDDSPIRALDEGDIALLKTYGQSTYSRQIKQVEDDIQQLLKKINELTGIKESDTGLAPPALWDLAADKQTLQSEQPLQVARCTKIINADSEDPKYIINVKQFAKFVVDLSDQVAPTDIEEGMRVGVDRNKYQIHIPLPPKIDPTVTMMQVEEKPDVTYSDVGGCKEQIEKLREVVETPLLHPERFVNLGIEPPKGVLLFGPPGTGKTLCARAVANRTDACFIRVIGSELVQKYVGEGARMVRELFEMARTKKACLIFFDEIDAIGGARFDDGAGGDNEVQRTMLELINQLDGFDPRGNIKVLMATNRPDTLDPALMRPGRLDRKIEFSLPDLEGRTHIFKIHARSMSVERDIRFELLARLCPNSTGAEIRSVCTEAGMFAIRARRKIATEKDFLEAVNKVIKSYAKFSATPRYMTYN; encoded by the exons GGTCAAAGCACATATTCCAGACAGATAAAACAAGTGGAAGATGACATCCAGCAGCTGCTTAAAAAGATCAACGAGCTTACAG GTATCAAGGAGTCAGACACGGGGCTGGCACCACCGGCTCTCTGGGATCTTGCTGCTGACAAACAGACTCTTCAAAGTGAGCAGCCGCTCCAAGTTGCTAg ATGCACAAAGATCATCAACGCAGACTCTGAGGACCCCAAATACATCATCAATGTCAAGCAGTTTGCCAAGTTTGTGGTAGACTTAAGTGATCAGGTGGCCCCGACTGACATCGAGGAGGGCATGAGAGTAGG TGTTGACAGGAACAAGTATCAGATCCACATTCCTCTGCCGCCTAAAATTGATCCAACCGTCACCATGATGCAG GTGGAGGAGAAGCCTGATGTTACCTACAGTGATGTCGGTGGTTGTAAGGAGCAGATTGAAAAACTGAGGGAAGTGGTTGAGACCCCCCTGCTGCAT CCGGAGCGGTTCGTCAATCTGGGTATCGAGCCTCCAAAAGGCGTGCTGCTGTTCGGGCCACCTGGTACCGGGAAGACCCTGTGCGCCCGCGCTGTGGCCAACCGCACCGACGCCTGCTTCATCAGAGTCATCGGCTCCGAGCTGGTGCAGAAGTACGTGGGAGAG GGAGCCCGCATGGTGCGTGAGCTGTTTGAGATGGCCAGGACCAAGAAGGCCTGTCTCATCTTCTTTGATGAAATCGATGCCATTGGAG GCGCACGCTTCGACGACGGCGCCGGCGGCGACAATGAGGTGCAGAGGACCATGCTGGAGCTCATCAACCAGCTGGATGGCTTCGACCCCCGCGGCAACATCAAAGTGCTGATGGCCACCAACAGACCCGACACCCTGGACCCGGCCCTGATGAGACCCGGACGCCTGGACAGAAAGATCGAGTTCAGCTTGCCGGATCTGGAG GGTCGCACACACATCTTCAAGATTCACGCTCGCTCCATGAGTGTAGAAAGAGATATTCGCTTTGAGCTGCTGGCTCGCCTCTGTCCCAACAGCACAG gTGCCGAGATTCGCAGCGTGTGCACAGAAGCTGGCATGTTTGCCATAAGAGCTCGCAGGAAGATTGCCACAGAGAAAGATTTCCTGGAGGCCGTTAACAAAGTCATCAAGTCCTACGCCAAGTTCAGCGCCACGCCCCGATACATGACCTACAATTAG